From a region of the Corallococcus coralloides DSM 2259 genome:
- a CDS encoding TOMM precursor leader peptide-binding protein, with amino-acid sequence MDRVLRIKPHLRAEVLDARRVFLVGERAQFLLEGELHASIVPLLDGERTVENVIAALAGRASAPEVLYALSLLEERGHVEEAHDVFDASVAGFWESLGVGAATAAGRLLDVSVSVHAVDGEDGEGLAEALRDTGLDVCDAADRRVLLVDDYLSQEALALAEEARSAGAAFLPLKVSGTACHAGPVVGTGERACWTCLTARLLDNRPIEKYLARKGTPPRAIRPPRTGLPTTAKAGLSFAATLAARWVVDGPGRPGQTRLWTLDFATWKLESHAVARRPQCPDCGDPHWMEARAKKPLELASRSKRFTDDGGHRILTPEQTWERHRHLISPVTGVVSDLRAVPGDAPLGHIQSAVFRVCPWTDAPASDDFHRVASGKGRTEAQARAGALCEALERYSAVFQGDEPRVHATASQLGAQAVHPDALQHFSSAQFQSRPETASRDMRTAVPRPYADQPMDWSPAYSLTHGVHKYVPTSFAYLFAPPPPSGDGPFCFFNSNGNAAGNCVEEAILQGFLELVERDAVALWWYNRLRRPRVDLRSFDEPWFASVSAHYQSLGLQLSVLDLTHDLGIPVFAALVWSPERGRAWAGCGCHFDAKLAVQRALTEVAQCYDPKDVSPSPWDASAHGDVSWLFPNDLVPARVRADFPHMGHNDLRDDVRECVTRAASVGLETLVVEQSRPDVGVSAVKVIVPGLRHFWPRLGPGRLYDVPVRMGWLKAPKTEAQLNPVPFYF; translated from the coding sequence ATGGACCGAGTCCTCCGCATCAAGCCCCACCTGCGCGCCGAGGTGCTCGACGCGCGGCGCGTGTTCCTCGTCGGAGAGCGCGCCCAGTTCCTGCTGGAGGGGGAGCTGCACGCGAGCATCGTGCCCCTGCTGGATGGCGAGCGCACCGTGGAGAACGTCATCGCCGCGCTGGCGGGACGGGCCTCCGCGCCGGAGGTGCTCTACGCGCTGTCGCTCCTGGAGGAGCGCGGGCACGTGGAGGAAGCGCACGACGTCTTCGATGCCAGCGTCGCCGGCTTCTGGGAGTCATTGGGCGTGGGCGCGGCCACCGCGGCCGGGCGGCTGTTGGACGTGTCCGTCTCCGTGCACGCGGTGGACGGCGAGGACGGCGAAGGGCTGGCGGAGGCGCTGCGCGACACCGGCCTGGACGTGTGCGACGCCGCCGACCGCCGCGTGCTGCTGGTGGACGACTACCTGTCGCAGGAAGCACTCGCGCTCGCGGAAGAGGCCCGGAGCGCGGGCGCCGCGTTCCTCCCGCTGAAGGTGTCCGGCACCGCGTGTCACGCGGGCCCGGTGGTGGGCACCGGCGAGCGCGCCTGCTGGACGTGTCTCACGGCGCGGCTGTTGGACAACCGCCCCATCGAGAAGTACCTCGCGCGCAAGGGCACCCCGCCGCGCGCCATCCGCCCGCCGCGCACGGGCCTGCCCACCACCGCGAAGGCAGGGCTGTCCTTCGCGGCGACGCTCGCGGCCCGCTGGGTGGTGGATGGGCCCGGGCGCCCGGGCCAGACGCGGCTGTGGACGCTGGACTTCGCCACCTGGAAGCTGGAGTCGCACGCGGTGGCGCGGCGTCCGCAGTGCCCGGATTGCGGCGACCCGCACTGGATGGAGGCCCGCGCGAAGAAGCCCCTGGAGCTGGCCTCGCGCTCCAAGCGCTTCACCGACGACGGGGGCCACCGCATCCTCACGCCCGAGCAGACCTGGGAGCGCCACCGCCACCTCATCAGCCCGGTGACAGGCGTGGTGAGCGACCTGCGCGCGGTGCCGGGCGACGCGCCGCTGGGCCACATCCAGTCCGCGGTCTTCCGCGTGTGCCCGTGGACGGACGCGCCGGCCTCCGACGACTTCCACCGCGTGGCCAGCGGCAAGGGCCGCACGGAGGCCCAGGCCCGAGCGGGCGCGCTGTGTGAAGCCCTGGAGCGCTACAGCGCGGTGTTCCAGGGCGACGAGCCCCGCGTCCACGCCACGGCGTCCCAGCTGGGCGCGCAGGCCGTGCACCCGGACGCGCTCCAGCACTTCAGCTCCGCGCAGTTCCAGTCCCGGCCCGAAACCGCGAGCCGCGACATGCGCACCGCGGTGCCCCGTCCGTACGCGGATCAACCCATGGACTGGAGCCCCGCGTATTCGCTCACGCACGGGGTCCACAAGTACGTGCCCACGTCGTTCGCGTACCTCTTCGCGCCCCCGCCCCCATCTGGAGACGGGCCGTTCTGCTTCTTCAACTCCAACGGGAACGCGGCGGGCAACTGCGTGGAGGAGGCCATCCTCCAGGGGTTCCTGGAGCTGGTGGAGCGCGATGCGGTGGCGCTCTGGTGGTACAACCGCCTGCGGCGCCCGCGCGTGGACCTGCGCTCCTTCGACGAGCCTTGGTTCGCGTCCGTGAGCGCGCACTATCAATCGCTCGGCCTCCAGCTGTCCGTGTTGGACCTTACGCACGACCTGGGCATCCCGGTGTTCGCCGCGCTCGTGTGGTCGCCGGAGCGCGGCCGGGCCTGGGCCGGGTGCGGCTGCCACTTCGACGCGAAGCTCGCCGTGCAGCGCGCGCTCACGGAGGTGGCCCAGTGCTACGACCCGAAGGACGTGTCGCCGTCGCCCTGGGACGCCAGCGCGCATGGCGACGTCAGCTGGCTCTTCCCCAATGACCTGGTCCCCGCTCGCGTCCGCGCCGACTTCCCCCACATGGGCCACAACGACCTGCGGGACGACGTGCGCGAGTGCGTGACGCGGGCCGCGAGCGTGGGTCTGGAGACGCTGGTGGTGGAGCAATCACGGCCCGACGTGGGCGTATCCGCGGTGAAGGTCATCGTCCCGGGGCTGCGCCACTTCTGGCCGAGGCTGGGCCCTGGACGGCTGTATGACGTCCCCGTGCGGATGGGGTGGCTGAAGGCCCCGAAGACCGAAGCGCAGCTCAACCCCGTGCCCTTCTACTTCTGA
- a CDS encoding radical SAM protein codes for MAPPPAPKPRILLVQCGPDRRHVDRETEDFDPERGLVKRATMTPLACATLAALTPDAFTVDIWDEELHGQLRADTELPDYDIVGVSVMYSALTYQARFLGGHFRDRGATVVAGGPAISAAPEDYRGFFDALFVNEAERTWPRFLADWLGGEYAPEYRQLEKPSLSESPLPRWDAIAADLPRYAWGSVQTTRGCPFDCSFCDVIYLYGRKQRHKPVERVLDEVRAHAALGAEGVFFADDEFIGDAAYAKEVLAGLVPLNRALPRPLRFFTQVTMNLSRDAALLEGMADANFYTVVLGIESFDTGALKEAQKHQNVRADLVGDLLRIQAHGIGPRGSFIVGFDHDTPAVFDSLHANIQRTHLPWVVVAPLQAPRGTKLWTRLRAEGRLATPRRAHAKDRGAIVLNVMPLGMTRPQLLEGFRDLVERLSTWDAACERIRGFIAGIQRPPQVEEPHWPEAVTDRFLREATAAWALTPSERHALGDTLAQVRRTAPAMLPRAVFFLARNQNERRRHERLFTDFDAVLAAERQGDLVPDTQPVYVPPGFATAMRDVFPDLFVRLSRDLPDRRDVPEASRDVLVDFVARWGEGFQALQPQHHEFLRELCDREVAARGGHPGTLEVVEEQALRTQARRTGLLEALLKDVRDELASWGP; via the coding sequence ATGGCGCCGCCTCCTGCCCCCAAGCCTCGCATCCTCCTGGTCCAGTGCGGCCCCGACCGGCGCCACGTGGACCGGGAGACGGAGGACTTCGACCCGGAGCGCGGCCTGGTGAAGCGCGCGACGATGACGCCGCTGGCCTGCGCGACGCTCGCGGCGCTGACGCCGGACGCCTTCACCGTGGACATCTGGGACGAGGAGCTGCACGGCCAGCTGCGCGCGGACACGGAGCTGCCGGACTACGACATCGTCGGCGTGTCGGTGATGTACTCCGCCCTCACCTACCAGGCGCGCTTCCTGGGCGGGCACTTCCGCGACCGGGGCGCCACCGTGGTCGCGGGCGGCCCCGCCATCTCCGCCGCGCCGGAGGACTACCGGGGCTTCTTCGACGCCCTCTTCGTCAACGAGGCGGAGCGCACCTGGCCGCGCTTCCTCGCGGACTGGCTCGGGGGCGAGTACGCACCCGAGTACCGCCAGCTCGAAAAGCCCTCGCTGAGCGAGAGCCCCCTGCCCCGCTGGGACGCCATCGCGGCGGACCTCCCGCGCTACGCGTGGGGCTCCGTGCAGACCACGCGCGGCTGTCCGTTCGACTGCTCCTTCTGCGACGTCATCTACCTGTACGGCCGCAAGCAGCGGCACAAGCCGGTGGAGCGCGTGCTGGACGAGGTGCGGGCCCATGCGGCACTCGGAGCGGAGGGCGTCTTCTTCGCGGACGACGAGTTCATCGGCGACGCCGCGTACGCGAAGGAGGTGCTCGCGGGGCTGGTGCCCCTCAACCGCGCCCTGCCCCGTCCGCTGCGCTTCTTCACGCAGGTGACGATGAACCTGAGCCGCGACGCCGCGCTCCTGGAAGGCATGGCGGACGCGAACTTCTACACCGTCGTCCTGGGCATCGAGTCCTTCGACACGGGCGCGCTCAAGGAAGCGCAGAAGCACCAGAACGTGCGCGCGGACCTCGTGGGTGACCTGCTGCGCATCCAGGCGCACGGCATCGGGCCCCGGGGCAGCTTCATCGTCGGGTTCGATCACGACACGCCCGCGGTCTTCGACTCGCTGCACGCGAACATCCAGCGCACGCACCTGCCCTGGGTGGTGGTGGCGCCCCTCCAGGCCCCGCGCGGCACGAAGCTGTGGACGCGGCTGCGCGCGGAAGGCCGGCTCGCCACGCCTCGCCGGGCGCACGCGAAGGACCGGGGCGCCATCGTGCTCAACGTGATGCCCCTGGGCATGACGCGGCCCCAGCTGCTCGAAGGCTTCCGCGACCTGGTGGAGCGGCTGTCCACCTGGGACGCCGCCTGCGAGCGCATCCGGGGTTTCATCGCCGGCATCCAGCGCCCGCCCCAGGTAGAGGAGCCCCACTGGCCGGAGGCCGTCACCGACCGCTTCCTGCGCGAGGCCACCGCCGCCTGGGCCCTGACGCCGTCCGAGCGCCACGCCCTGGGGGACACGCTCGCCCAGGTGCGCCGCACCGCCCCGGCGATGCTGCCGCGCGCGGTGTTCTTCCTCGCGCGCAACCAGAACGAGCGCCGCCGCCATGAGCGCCTCTTCACGGACTTCGACGCGGTGCTGGCCGCCGAGCGACAGGGGGACCTCGTCCCGGACACCCAGCCCGTCTACGTCCCGCCGGGCTTCGCCACCGCGATGCGCGACGTGTTCCCGGACCTCTTCGTGCGCCTGAGCCGCGACCTGCCGGACCGCCGCGACGTGCCGGAGGCTTCACGCGACGTGCTGGTGGACTTCGTCGCCCGCTGGGGCGAAGGCTTCCAGGCGCTCCAGCCGCAGCACCACGAATTCCTGCGCGAGTTGTGCGACCGTGAGGTGGCGGCGCGCGGTGGCCATCCAGGCACGCTGGAGGTCGTGGAGGAGCAGGCCCTGCGCACCCAGGCGCGCCGCACCGGCCTGCTGGAAGCACTGCTCAAGGACGTGCGCGACGAGCT